Proteins from one Candidatus Neomarinimicrobiota bacterium genomic window:
- a CDS encoding TonB-dependent receptor has translation MNKKLLFITLLVIGMVPHLFGATTGKISGTVTDAETGEPLVGANVVVDGTDQGAATDAEGEYFILNVPPGTYSVTVSMMGYARTQKTDVRVTVDHTSTVNFELESSAITGEAVEITATAQRDVIQFDMSASQISVGVEEVTSMPSITNMEGALTQMVGVDVSPTSSNPDVMVRGGGRGQNLLMVDGQTMVDNQSNRPMFNMINLSAVQSINVVKGGFNAEYGNVRSGVINVVTKNGPAESYSGSIDMQYTPAHYKHRGYSIFDHRNYFLRPYLDPEVAFVGTAKGWEDKPELREQYNDFGGWNQFAQDLAMSPEEAQKMFMWRHRAEGVEDFEGVSRQPGSYGDIPDYNIDASFGGPVPFISDPLGDLRFFASHRTSNEAFGLPTIRDYFSEKTSQLKLTSSLTTNMKLTVEGLYGETNTVSSAPRASGMDQYMVGGNSILYSPIATGYDYVLGQNGSLYYPSALNPFDIYTSMVGLSFEHVLSQSTFYNIRISQTMASNVADTVGRPRSDEVLRYFGDVPVGEEPLGYEVGIMSMFDGMDYTGEGATRDYSDATTFNFKFDLVSQINNNNQIKTGIDFTYDDLNIHYEHNQPGDVGNNWVAKSRKYPHRFGAYLQNKLEFQGMIANVGLRADYLDPNAGAYSANRYSDYFKKEYRDSFESLVPTEEAETKINLSPRLGISHPIAETAKLYFNYGHFYSNPTSNELYTIRKDARGTAEVGNADLQMQKTIAYELGVEYSLFNAYMLHLSGYYKDITQQINYITFEDYTGAVDYGTYTNNNYQDIKGFEVRLEKRFGQWVTGWVNYDYMVVTTGYVGRANYFEDPRRQRLEGLTNPYQERPLPEPVAQANLRVMSPDDFGPALGGMNPLGGIQASLLYSYRSGDYFTYPQGNPEENNVQWKARQNADLRFNKRFNFENYSVGLFVDIANVFDFKYLETSGFASAQDYNDYMESLHLPLYGKDAYADNPDLVEGDDQPGDYKQDYINMPNREFLTFFNPRTVTLGLRVNF, from the coding sequence ATGAACAAGAAGCTACTGTTTATCACGCTGTTAGTGATCGGTATGGTACCTCATCTTTTCGGTGCAACCACCGGTAAGATATCCGGGACGGTAACCGATGCCGAAACCGGTGAGCCTTTAGTCGGGGCAAATGTAGTTGTCGATGGAACCGACCAGGGTGCGGCGACTGACGCTGAAGGTGAGTATTTTATCTTAAATGTCCCACCTGGTACCTATTCGGTAACTGTATCAATGATGGGGTATGCCCGAACTCAAAAAACAGATGTACGGGTGACGGTTGATCATACTTCAACAGTAAATTTTGAATTAGAATCCTCGGCGATTACCGGCGAGGCAGTCGAGATTACGGCTACAGCTCAACGAGATGTTATTCAATTTGATATGTCTGCCAGTCAGATCAGCGTAGGCGTTGAAGAAGTAACGTCGATGCCGTCGATTACCAATATGGAAGGCGCACTCACACAGATGGTTGGTGTGGATGTAAGCCCGACGAGTTCGAATCCTGACGTAATGGTACGTGGTGGTGGCCGCGGGCAGAACTTACTGATGGTTGATGGTCAGACGATGGTTGACAATCAGTCAAATCGCCCGATGTTCAATATGATTAATCTCAGTGCCGTCCAGTCCATTAATGTCGTAAAAGGTGGTTTTAACGCTGAATACGGTAATGTTCGATCTGGGGTTATAAATGTTGTAACAAAGAATGGTCCTGCAGAAAGTTACAGTGGATCAATTGACATGCAGTATACCCCGGCGCATTACAAACATCGTGGGTATTCTATCTTTGATCATCGGAACTACTTCCTGCGCCCGTACCTGGATCCTGAAGTTGCTTTTGTTGGTACGGCAAAAGGTTGGGAAGACAAACCGGAACTGCGGGAACAGTATAACGATTTTGGCGGATGGAATCAGTTTGCACAAGATCTGGCAATGAGTCCCGAAGAAGCCCAGAAGATGTTTATGTGGCGTCACCGGGCCGAAGGGGTTGAGGATTTTGAAGGGGTGAGCCGGCAGCCTGGATCCTATGGCGACATTCCAGACTATAATATCGATGCGAGTTTTGGTGGTCCGGTTCCGTTTATCAGCGATCCGCTCGGCGACCTGCGGTTTTTCGCTTCTCATCGCACAAGTAACGAAGCGTTCGGTTTGCCGACAATCCGTGACTACTTCAGCGAAAAGACTTCGCAGCTGAAATTGACCTCGAGTCTGACCACGAACATGAAATTGACGGTTGAAGGCCTCTATGGCGAGACTAATACGGTCTCATCCGCGCCTCGTGCCTCGGGCATGGATCAGTACATGGTTGGAGGGAATTCCATCCTGTACTCACCTATTGCAACGGGTTATGATTACGTCCTTGGCCAGAACGGGTCCCTCTACTATCCAAGCGCATTGAATCCGTTCGATATTTATACCTCAATGGTTGGGCTCTCGTTTGAACACGTCCTGAGCCAGTCAACCTTCTATAATATCCGAATTTCGCAGACGATGGCCTCGAATGTGGCTGATACGGTTGGCCGTCCGCGAAGCGATGAGGTGCTCCGCTACTTTGGCGATGTACCTGTCGGGGAAGAGCCCCTCGGGTATGAAGTTGGTATTATGAGTATGTTTGACGGAATGGATTATACCGGCGAAGGCGCAACCAGAGATTATTCTGACGCGACGACCTTTAACTTTAAATTTGATTTGGTAAGTCAGATCAATAATAATAACCAGATTAAGACCGGTATCGACTTTACCTATGATGATCTGAACATTCATTACGAGCACAATCAGCCCGGTGATGTTGGGAATAACTGGGTCGCAAAATCCAGAAAATACCCGCATCGCTTTGGAGCATATCTCCAGAATAAGCTGGAATTCCAGGGGATGATTGCCAATGTTGGTTTGCGTGCTGATTATCTCGACCCCAACGCCGGAGCATACAGCGCCAATCGGTACTCGGATTATTTTAAAAAGGAATACCGTGACAGCTTTGAATCACTGGTTCCGACGGAAGAGGCTGAAACAAAAATTAACCTGAGTCCGCGGCTGGGTATCTCGCATCCGATTGCAGAGACAGCCAAGCTGTATTTCAACTATGGCCATTTCTATTCGAATCCGACTTCCAACGAATTGTATACAATCCGGAAGGATGCCCGCGGAACAGCCGAGGTTGGTAATGCGGATTTGCAGATGCAGAAAACCATCGCTTACGAGCTCGGTGTTGAATATAGCTTGTTCAATGCGTACATGCTGCATCTCTCGGGTTATTATAAAGATATCACCCAGCAGATTAACTACATCACCTTCGAAGATTACACGGGTGCTGTTGATTACGGAACCTATACGAATAATAACTACCAGGATATTAAAGGTTTTGAAGTCCGCCTGGAAAAACGGTTTGGTCAATGGGTAACCGGCTGGGTTAACTATGATTACATGGTTGTGACGACAGGTTATGTCGGCCGTGCGAATTATTTTGAGGACCCCAGAAGGCAGCGGTTGGAAGGTCTGACCAATCCATATCAGGAAAGACCGCTTCCCGAACCAGTGGCCCAGGCAAATCTCCGCGTGATGAGCCCGGATGATTTCGGGCCGGCGCTTGGCGGAATGAATCCGCTTGGCGGGATTCAGGCGAGTCTGTTGTATAGTTATCGTTCTGGTGACTATTTCACCTATCCGCAGGGGAATCCGGAAGAGAACAACGTGCAGTGGAAAGCACGCCAAAATGCGGATCTGCGATTCAACAAACGCTTTAATTTCGAAAATTACAGTGTTGGTCTGTTCGTAGATATCGCGAATGTGTTTGATTTTAAATATCTCGAAACTTCCGGTTTCGCAAGTGCGCAGGATTACAATGACTATATGGAATCCCTGCACCTGCCGCTGTATGGGAAAGACGCATATGCAGATAATCCTGATCTGGTGGAAGGAGACGATCAACCGGGCGATTACAAACAGGATTATATCAACATGCCGAATCGTGAATTCCTGACCTTCTTCAACCCGAGAACGGTGACTCTTGGTCTCCGGGTTAACTTCTGA
- a CDS encoding galactose mutarotase — translation MRTRYLYVGLILSMVLFLLGCANQPTLTISEENWGALDDGRPVSLFTLTNQEGVTAQITNYGGTLVSVKWADKNGEVEDVLLGHRTLEGYLEDNPYFGGIIGRYANRIDEGQFALDGESYQLATNDGPNHLHGGDKGFDKVVWDAQTFQEADSVGVRLRYVSADGEENYPGEVTVEVTYSLNSNDELRLDYAATTDEKTIINLTSHPYWNLAGQGAEPVLDHIMMINADHFTPIDETLIPTGKIRSVEGTPFDFTEPTKIGKRIDADNQQIEYGNGYDHNWVLNQDEPGEMVLACRISEEESGRILEVMTTEPGLQFYSGNFLDGSITGKDGEMYEYREAVVVEAQHFPDSPNHPNFPSTVLNPGEEYSQTTIYKFITE, via the coding sequence ATGCGTACGCGCTATTTATACGTTGGGTTAATTCTCAGCATGGTATTGTTTCTGCTGGGATGTGCCAACCAGCCGACCCTCACCATTTCTGAAGAAAACTGGGGAGCCTTGGACGACGGCCGTCCAGTCTCACTGTTTACTTTGACTAATCAGGAGGGAGTCACCGCACAGATCACAAATTATGGCGGTACGCTCGTCTCAGTTAAGTGGGCGGACAAAAATGGAGAGGTAGAAGACGTCTTGTTAGGTCACCGCACATTGGAGGGCTACCTCGAGGACAATCCGTATTTCGGCGGCATTATCGGTCGATATGCAAATCGGATAGATGAAGGGCAGTTTGCTCTGGATGGTGAATCGTACCAACTCGCAACAAATGACGGACCGAATCACTTACATGGCGGGGACAAAGGTTTTGATAAGGTCGTATGGGATGCCCAGACGTTTCAGGAAGCCGACAGCGTTGGTGTACGGCTTCGGTATGTCAGTGCGGATGGTGAAGAGAATTATCCCGGAGAAGTGACTGTGGAAGTGACGTACTCCCTGAATTCGAATGATGAACTCCGTCTGGATTATGCGGCAACGACTGATGAGAAAACCATAATTAATCTTACCAGCCATCCCTATTGGAATTTGGCAGGGCAGGGTGCCGAGCCGGTTCTTGACCATATTATGATGATTAATGCAGACCATTTTACTCCGATCGACGAAACTTTGATTCCGACCGGTAAAATTCGGAGCGTAGAAGGGACGCCCTTCGACTTTACAGAACCAACCAAAATCGGGAAACGGATCGATGCCGATAATCAGCAAATCGAATACGGCAATGGTTATGACCATAACTGGGTATTAAATCAGGACGAACCAGGTGAAATGGTCCTGGCATGCAGAATTTCTGAAGAAGAGTCAGGGCGGATATTGGAGGTCATGACCACCGAGCCCGGTCTGCAGTTTTACTCAGGGAACTTCCTTGATGGCAGTATAACCGGAAAAGACGGGGAAATGTACGAATACAGAGAAGCGGTTGTTGTCGAAGCCCAACATTTTCCGGATTCCCCGAATCATCCGAACTTTCCATCCACCGTTCTGAATCCGGGGGAAGAGTATAGCCAGACGACGATCTATAAATTCATTACTGAGTAA